The Chitinophaga flava genome has a segment encoding these proteins:
- a CDS encoding AraC family transcriptional regulator has translation MPVKNYVDHIDFTHPRCLQQLVENRRIYNLKNCELNIFESYQQAYKVPLSFGDFVITSMIRGKKVMHLPDRPAFEYYPGESVIVPANGAMIIDFPEATPDNPTQCIALTVDDMYIRNTLQYLNDHYNSEPTEKNEWRLQFHKYHFENDENITDVINKLVRICHSADLSKDIYADLNMKELLIRILQSQHLQVIEEESAVDSNNSRLHFVLHYIHEHLTEKIAVDTLCKKAYLSRNIFFKWFKEQFGITPLEYINRERIKLAKQLLADNRYTVSQVGMQCGFNDTNYFVRLFKNTEGITPGAYQLICRK, from the coding sequence ATGCCGGTAAAAAATTATGTGGACCATATAGATTTTACCCATCCCAGGTGTTTGCAACAGCTGGTAGAGAACAGGCGTATCTATAACCTGAAAAACTGCGAGCTGAATATCTTTGAGAGTTATCAGCAAGCGTATAAAGTACCATTGTCTTTTGGTGATTTTGTGATCACCAGTATGATAAGAGGTAAAAAAGTGATGCATCTGCCCGACCGGCCGGCATTTGAATATTATCCTGGTGAATCAGTGATTGTTCCCGCCAATGGAGCTATGATCATCGATTTTCCGGAAGCAACACCAGACAACCCTACCCAGTGCATTGCACTCACAGTAGATGATATGTATATCCGTAATACCCTGCAATATCTGAATGATCATTACAACAGTGAGCCTACCGAAAAAAATGAATGGCGCCTGCAGTTTCACAAATATCATTTTGAGAATGATGAAAATATCACGGATGTCATCAACAAGCTGGTACGCATTTGTCACAGCGCAGACCTGAGCAAAGACATCTATGCAGACCTTAACATGAAAGAGCTGTTGATTCGTATCTTACAAAGCCAGCATCTGCAGGTAATTGAGGAAGAGAGCGCAGTAGACAGCAACAACAGCCGCCTGCATTTTGTATTGCATTATATCCACGAACATCTCACAGAAAAAATCGCGGTAGATACGCTCTGTAAAAAAGCTTACCTGAGCCGCAACATATTCTTCAAATGGTTTAAAGAGCAGTTTGGCATCACCCCACTTGAATATATTAACCGCGAGCGGATCAAACTGGCCAAACAGCTGCTGGCAGACAACAGATATACCGTAAGTCAGGTGGGCATGCAATGCGGATTCAATGATACCAACTATTTCGTCCGTCTCTTTAAAAACACTGAAGGCATCACCCCTGGCGCTTATCAGCTCATCTGCCGGAAATAA
- a CDS encoding sigma-70 family RNA polymerase sigma factor — MTQHNRTVSAAQINEGLRNQDKDVFHHLYNTYSRELYLLAFRWVQDEGLAKDMVHNLFVHLWEKGNTLTITGEVRHYLFRAITNMSINELKRRSRTVSEELLRFESDTASFYEIADYILFQQELLNHLAPLAPRCREIFILSRVQGLEPAEIAEKLGITLNTVYYQLSVALSSLRDTLLPKKKLR; from the coding sequence ATGACGCAACACAACCGGACTGTCTCCGCTGCCCAGATCAATGAGGGCTTGCGTAACCAGGATAAAGATGTATTCCATCACCTGTACAATACCTACAGCAGGGAACTCTATCTGCTCGCCTTCCGTTGGGTACAGGATGAAGGGCTGGCAAAAGATATGGTACATAATCTGTTTGTACACCTCTGGGAAAAAGGGAATACCCTCACGATTACCGGAGAGGTACGACATTACCTGTTCCGCGCCATTACCAATATGTCCATCAATGAATTAAAGCGCCGTTCCCGTACTGTCAGTGAAGAATTACTACGTTTTGAATCAGATACCGCTTCCTTTTATGAGATCGCAGATTATATCCTGTTTCAGCAGGAGCTGTTAAACCACCTGGCGCCATTGGCGCCCCGTTGCCGGGAGATCTTTATCCTGAGCAGGGTGCAGGGCCTGGAACCGGCCGAAATAGCGGAAAAACTGGGTATTACGCTTAATACAGTCTATTATCAGCTGTCGGTGGCACTCAGTTCTCTGCGTGATACCCTGCTGCCGAAAAAAAAATTACGCTGA
- a CDS encoding FecR family protein — protein MKKEEVPAFIIACLSEPDNAAKQQQLKDWLLEDETHAALLADYSRLWKTTAALPEHDFDVATGWDNLQLATVARKQPMPTIFRRHWWKVAAVLLPLTILAGWWWINEQQGKEVVTYIAQGNFKDSLRLPDGSVVFMKPGSILHYHKNFRDRAVELQSGEAFFDIVQNEQQRFVVNAANAAVEVLGTSFNVKTSTDYTDVAVWDGKVKLSAATGGEGVILTPATMGKVDGYTGKVETMEGAFEYRCGWANNDLSFNNQPLITVLNTLSSFYHVRISVADTTMLDENITARFKNITLEEALGVIREMLDLKADHISAAEFVLRKMK, from the coding sequence ATGAAAAAAGAGGAAGTACCAGCGTTCATCATAGCCTGTTTGTCTGAACCAGACAATGCAGCGAAACAGCAACAGTTGAAAGACTGGTTGCTGGAAGATGAAACGCATGCGGCCCTGCTGGCGGATTACAGCCGGCTGTGGAAAACAACAGCAGCGCTGCCGGAGCATGATTTTGACGTGGCAACCGGATGGGACAACCTGCAACTGGCGACTGTAGCACGTAAACAGCCGATGCCAACCATCTTCCGCCGCCACTGGTGGAAAGTGGCCGCTGTATTGCTGCCGCTGACAATCCTGGCAGGATGGTGGTGGATAAATGAACAACAGGGAAAGGAAGTGGTCACCTATATTGCGCAAGGCAACTTTAAAGACAGCCTGCGACTGCCGGATGGTTCCGTTGTTTTTATGAAACCGGGCAGTATCCTGCACTATCATAAAAACTTCCGGGACCGGGCGGTGGAACTACAAAGCGGTGAAGCATTTTTCGATATCGTACAAAATGAGCAACAACGTTTTGTTGTAAACGCTGCCAATGCGGCGGTAGAAGTACTGGGCACCTCCTTTAACGTTAAAACCTCTACCGATTATACAGATGTAGCCGTATGGGACGGAAAGGTGAAACTGAGTGCTGCAACAGGAGGAGAAGGAGTGATACTAACGCCGGCGACTATGGGAAAAGTAGATGGTTATACCGGTAAGGTGGAGACGATGGAAGGGGCCTTTGAATACCGCTGTGGATGGGCTAATAATGACCTGAGTTTTAACAACCAGCCGCTGATTACGGTATTGAATACACTGTCTTCCTTTTATCATGTGAGGATAAGCGTTGCAGATACGACCATGTTAGATGAAAATATAACGGCACGATTTAAAAATATAACGCTTGAAGAAGCTTTGGGAGTAATCAGGGAAATGCTTGACCTGAAAGCAGACCATATTTCCGCGGCGGAGTTTGTACTGAGAAAGATGAAGTAG
- a CDS encoding SusC/RagA family TonB-linked outer membrane protein, whose amino-acid sequence MKKVKFICTVIMIVLTCARAFAQDKSSVLTKRVSLEVTDKPVPEILTLIEKQLSVSFAYPNEVVNGRGNFSFKEKNTQLENILKVLFPASSFQIKAMGTHVVIKQLPKVQGPLIQLKGRIMDKQTGEALPGAVITSRETGKSVVSGEDGSFTLSAPEGGTYQVAFIGYETAVNTVRGNKSADVQLVRRIAEMNTVVVTALGIGRQQRSLGYAYTDVKGSDFTKARENNPVASLAGRVAGLDVNMTNSGVGASVKVTLRGVKVVGGDNQPLYVIDGVPINNSSPGQADKYGGYDLGDGTSIINPDEIETMSVLKGGAATALYGSRASNGVILITTKKGNNKGLEVEVTSNAVLEKLNNSYDFQEEYGSGRAGQLPRDAATARTYTQSSWGPKLSADSTTWLWNGNRVPYVKAVNPIQKFFREGLTLSNSIAMATGNDKSQLRFTYTNLHNKDIVPASGLDRHNFAIRGTSKLTDKLSIDAKVAYLSEKVNNRPALSDNPNNIGYVLSGIAPNISIDWLKEYKDPKTGDYIDWNNEPYQVNPYWALNEQPNNSKQDRLTGFAMLKYQLTPYLSVQGRTGTDYSKFSFREFTEFSSPFNTTGAIALKDRTLRETNSELLLTFSKQVKDFQINANLGTNRMDYEENVLDTRGRDISVRGIKSINNFRTKLSEETVNRKRINSVYGALSVAYKNYLYLDLTGRNDWSSTLATGKNSFFYPSVSASFVFSELMPQNELLNFGKIRLSVAQTGTDAVDPYQLKITYANNPNIPMVGGYSIGGVAVDRVPFEGLKPSISKSYEAGINLVMLHNRVNMDVTFYKSNTRDQVLFPTITSASGYTTAAINSGNVQNKGVEVALGIKPIVSKNFNWDMNITWARNVNKILELSPMVSGYYTLASARWANASIVAQEGEEYGIIVGRKFLRDDKGTVVLDDKLLPRYEAEDTRLGNGQFKWIGGINNRFAYKNFALSVLLDVRHGGHIYSMTNLRAYANGRQKGTLEGRESWTQSEKERVAAGVEPANWKPTGGIFVTGVQEDGVDGNGNKKYKSASGFVSPQVYWTRITDNIPEAFIYDASFVKVRQITLDYHLPKSILRKTMIRDLTVSLVARNLFILSKDVPNIDPQSSYNNSNGQGFEYGSLPTRRSYGINLYAKF is encoded by the coding sequence ATGAAAAAAGTTAAATTTATCTGTACGGTCATTATGATCGTTTTAACCTGTGCCCGCGCGTTCGCGCAAGACAAATCCTCTGTACTGACGAAGCGGGTATCCCTCGAAGTTACCGACAAACCTGTGCCTGAAATCCTGACCCTGATTGAAAAGCAGCTCAGTGTTTCATTTGCTTATCCCAATGAAGTTGTGAACGGGCGTGGTAACTTCTCCTTTAAAGAAAAAAATACCCAACTGGAAAACATCCTCAAAGTATTGTTTCCAGCGAGCAGCTTTCAGATCAAAGCTATGGGTACACATGTGGTGATCAAACAGCTGCCGAAAGTACAAGGCCCGCTGATCCAGCTCAAAGGCCGTATCATGGACAAACAGACCGGAGAAGCATTACCTGGTGCGGTGATCACTTCCCGGGAAACGGGTAAATCAGTGGTATCCGGCGAAGATGGTTCTTTCACTTTGTCTGCTCCGGAAGGAGGTACTTATCAGGTAGCTTTTATCGGTTATGAAACTGCTGTGAATACAGTCAGGGGCAACAAATCCGCTGATGTACAGCTGGTCCGCCGTATTGCTGAAATGAACACCGTAGTGGTGACAGCACTGGGCATAGGCCGCCAGCAGCGTTCGCTGGGTTATGCTTATACCGATGTAAAAGGTTCTGATTTTACCAAAGCCAGGGAAAACAATCCCGTGGCCTCTTTAGCAGGAAGAGTGGCCGGCCTCGATGTAAACATGACCAACAGCGGTGTAGGCGCTTCTGTAAAAGTGACCCTGCGCGGTGTAAAAGTAGTGGGTGGCGATAACCAGCCATTGTATGTGATTGATGGAGTGCCTATCAACAACTCCTCACCCGGACAGGCCGATAAATACGGTGGTTACGATCTGGGCGATGGTACCAGCATTATCAACCCCGATGAAATAGAAACCATGTCGGTGCTGAAAGGTGGTGCTGCTACTGCATTATACGGCAGCAGAGCATCCAATGGCGTTATCCTCATCACCACCAAAAAAGGAAATAACAAAGGGCTGGAAGTAGAAGTAACTTCCAACGCTGTGCTGGAGAAACTCAATAACAGCTACGATTTCCAGGAAGAATATGGCTCCGGCCGTGCGGGACAGCTGCCCCGTGATGCTGCCACCGCCCGCACCTACACACAATCCAGCTGGGGCCCCAAACTGAGCGCCGACAGTACAACATGGCTGTGGAATGGTAACAGGGTGCCCTACGTAAAAGCTGTTAATCCTATCCAGAAATTTTTCCGCGAAGGCCTGACACTGTCCAACTCCATCGCCATGGCTACCGGTAATGATAAAAGCCAGCTGCGTTTTACTTATACCAATCTGCACAACAAAGACATTGTACCGGCCAGTGGACTGGATCGCCATAACTTCGCCATCAGAGGCACTTCGAAGCTGACCGATAAACTGAGCATCGATGCCAAGGTGGCTTATCTCAGTGAAAAAGTTAATAACCGCCCGGCTTTGTCCGATAACCCGAATAACATCGGTTATGTATTGAGCGGTATTGCCCCCAACATCTCCATAGACTGGCTTAAAGAATACAAAGACCCCAAGACCGGTGATTACATAGACTGGAATAATGAACCCTATCAGGTAAACCCCTACTGGGCATTAAACGAACAGCCCAACAACAGTAAACAGGACAGACTTACCGGTTTCGCGATGCTGAAATACCAGCTCACCCCATACCTGAGCGTACAGGGCCGCACCGGTACCGATTATTCGAAATTCAGCTTTCGGGAGTTTACAGAATTTTCCTCACCCTTTAACACCACAGGAGCGATTGCCCTGAAAGACCGCACCTTGCGGGAAACCAATTCCGAACTGTTGCTGACTTTCAGCAAACAGGTAAAGGATTTTCAGATAAACGCCAACCTGGGTACAAACCGCATGGACTATGAAGAAAATGTACTCGATACCAGAGGAAGAGATATCAGTGTCAGAGGTATTAAAAGCATCAACAACTTCAGGACAAAACTCAGCGAAGAAACCGTCAACCGCAAACGGATCAATTCTGTGTATGGCGCGCTGAGTGTGGCTTACAAAAACTATCTGTACCTGGACCTGACAGGTCGTAATGACTGGTCTTCTACGCTGGCCACTGGAAAAAACTCCTTCTTTTATCCCTCCGTATCTGCCAGCTTTGTGTTCTCCGAACTGATGCCGCAGAATGAACTGCTGAACTTCGGTAAAATCCGTTTATCCGTGGCGCAAACCGGTACGGATGCAGTTGATCCCTATCAGTTGAAAATAACCTATGCCAACAACCCCAATATTCCGATGGTGGGAGGTTATTCTATCGGCGGCGTAGCTGTGGACAGGGTTCCTTTCGAAGGACTGAAACCCAGTATCAGCAAGTCTTACGAAGCAGGTATCAATCTGGTGATGTTGCATAACAGGGTAAACATGGATGTTACCTTCTACAAATCCAATACAAGAGATCAGGTGTTGTTCCCTACCATTACTTCTGCCAGTGGCTATACTACGGCCGCCATCAACTCAGGCAATGTGCAGAACAAAGGTGTGGAAGTAGCATTGGGCATCAAACCCATCGTATCCAAAAATTTCAACTGGGATATGAACATTACCTGGGCCCGCAACGTAAACAAGATCCTGGAGTTAAGCCCGATGGTTTCCGGTTATTATACCCTGGCATCTGCACGTTGGGCTAATGCCTCCATTGTGGCCCAGGAAGGAGAGGAGTATGGAATTATTGTAGGACGTAAGTTCCTGAGAGATGATAAAGGCACGGTGGTGCTGGATGATAAGCTGCTGCCCCGTTATGAAGCCGAAGATACCCGTCTGGGTAACGGCCAGTTCAAATGGATTGGTGGTATCAACAATCGTTTTGCTTATAAAAACTTTGCATTGTCTGTGTTGCTGGATGTCAGACATGGTGGACATATCTACTCCATGACTAACCTGCGTGCTTATGCCAACGGCCGGCAGAAAGGAACCCTGGAAGGCCGCGAAAGCTGGACCCAGTCTGAAAAAGAAAGAGTGGCTGCCGGTGTTGAGCCTGCCAACTGGAAACCAACTGGCGGTATTTTCGTAACCGGTGTACAGGAAGATGGAGTAGACGGAAATGGTAATAAAAAATATAAATCAGCATCCGGCTTTGTAAGCCCGCAGGTATACTGGACACGTATTACAGACAATATCCCTGAAGCGTTTATCTATGATGCTTCCTTCGTGAAAGTGCGTCAGATCACACTGGATTATCATCTCCCTAAAAGCATTCTGCGCAAAACTATGATCCGCGATCTGACGGTGTCACTCGTAGCGCGCAACCTGTTCATCTTAAGTAAAGATGTACCAAACATCGACCCTCAGTCCAGCTACAACAACAGCAATGGCCAGGGTTTTGAATATGGTTCACTGCCTACCCGCCGCTCTTATGGTATCAACCTGTATGCAAAATTTTAA
- a CDS encoding SusD/RagB family nutrient-binding outer membrane lipoprotein, producing MKNIFLLIFTVLLLGSCTKDFETINENPTRGNTIAPGQQLAAAAYFLSGGREAGYANLHIFQPMVQYMNGAYGQRVGSKFVRDDFFNERVWEIFYNRSLKQLIDMLHRCDNDPQLVNYMAAGRILKVYIFSILTDTYGDVPYSEAGLAYYKNIYTPRYDKQEDIYNDLFKELTEAVKQFDATKDRLENDIVYQGDVAKWKKLANSLRLRLGMRLSKVDENRARQEVQAAIAGGTFTSANDNFKMVHEEYAYPDLRGNGLAQALQETQTYLYSNGSATFVNYLKAENDPRLSAFFINRDSRGRDITHLTNYMPIAPGLYWWDEWGAWRAPDGTMIEQADKFCKVNTPFYQLKAPFLHFGYAEVEFLKAEAAVRGWTGDDANQHYQEAIRTAMKQLDMYPGMNPVDPQKASDFVTAHTLTAGKELEQINMQKWVALFPNGYEAYANLRRTGFPKTLPVKDVDGESVTGGVMPRRLFYPATEAFNNTKNYREALNRIGGKNDWLKRVWWDK from the coding sequence ATGAAAAATATTTTTCTACTAATATTCACCGTACTGCTGTTAGGTAGTTGTACGAAAGATTTTGAAACGATCAACGAGAATCCTACCAGAGGCAATACCATTGCACCAGGACAACAGCTGGCAGCAGCTGCCTATTTTCTCAGTGGTGGCCGTGAGGCAGGATATGCGAATCTGCACATTTTTCAGCCGATGGTACAATACATGAATGGTGCTTATGGACAGCGTGTCGGTTCCAAGTTTGTACGGGATGATTTTTTTAATGAACGTGTATGGGAGATCTTTTATAACCGCAGCCTCAAACAGCTGATCGATATGCTGCACCGCTGCGACAATGACCCGCAGCTGGTGAATTACATGGCTGCCGGCCGTATCCTGAAAGTATACATCTTCTCCATCCTGACAGATACCTACGGAGATGTGCCCTACTCCGAAGCAGGCTTGGCCTATTATAAAAATATCTATACACCCCGCTACGATAAGCAGGAAGATATCTACAACGATCTGTTCAAAGAGCTGACCGAAGCAGTGAAACAGTTTGATGCTACCAAAGACAGATTAGAGAATGATATTGTATATCAGGGTGATGTGGCCAAGTGGAAAAAACTGGCAAACTCCCTGCGACTGAGACTGGGCATGCGTTTGTCTAAAGTGGATGAAAACAGGGCCAGACAGGAAGTACAGGCTGCTATTGCCGGTGGAACCTTTACCAGTGCCAATGATAATTTTAAAATGGTACATGAAGAGTATGCCTATCCCGATCTGCGAGGTAATGGTTTAGCACAGGCCTTACAGGAAACACAAACCTATCTTTACAGCAACGGTAGCGCCACTTTTGTGAACTACCTGAAAGCTGAAAATGACCCCAGACTCAGCGCCTTTTTTATTAACAGAGATAGCAGAGGAAGAGATATCACTCACCTGACCAATTATATGCCGATTGCACCAGGTTTGTACTGGTGGGATGAATGGGGCGCCTGGAGAGCACCCGATGGTACTATGATAGAACAGGCCGACAAATTCTGCAAAGTCAACACACCTTTTTATCAGTTGAAAGCGCCGTTCCTGCATTTCGGATATGCGGAAGTGGAATTCCTGAAGGCCGAGGCGGCTGTCCGCGGATGGACCGGTGATGATGCCAACCAGCATTACCAGGAAGCTATCCGGACTGCGATGAAACAGCTGGACATGTATCCTGGTATGAATCCGGTAGACCCTCAGAAAGCATCCGACTTTGTGACTGCTCATACACTGACCGCCGGCAAAGAGCTGGAACAGATCAATATGCAGAAATGGGTGGCGCTTTTTCCTAATGGTTATGAGGCATATGCCAATCTGAGAAGGACAGGCTTTCCCAAAACGTTGCCGGTAAAAGATGTAGACGGAGAATCTGTCACCGGTGGAGTTATGCCACGCCGGCTGTTTTATCCTGCTACAGAGGCATTTAACAATACCAAAAATTATAGAGAAGCATTGAATAGGATCGGTGGTAAAAATGATTGGTTAAAGAGGGTTTGGTGGGACAAATAA
- a CDS encoding nucleotidyltransferase, with protein sequence MARTIQEIQSQIIDKIASTRELQALNNISNTSIYRLFVYVVAVCQWTLDQLFDLHKQEVNDLISRMKPHSMKWYAEKAKLFQYGFNLKQESDEYDNTNATTEEITASRVVNLCAIVEQTDGRGVLALRVKAASNQGNLKKLTPDQLLSFTTYMNTVKDAGVRLLVSSDPADNLRLKINIYYNPLVLDGNGSRLDGNGPNPVVAAIKNYLTQLPFNGWLVLTYLTDALQQVDGVVIPQILQAEARYGSLPFKAFDVMYQPDAGYLSIDEEHDLDIHYIPQSTII encoded by the coding sequence ATGGCAAGAACAATTCAAGAAATACAATCGCAGATTATCGATAAAATAGCTTCCACCAGGGAATTGCAGGCGCTCAACAATATCAGCAATACTTCCATCTACCGGTTGTTTGTTTATGTAGTGGCCGTTTGCCAATGGACACTCGACCAGTTATTTGATCTGCATAAGCAGGAGGTCAATGATCTCATCAGCCGTATGAAACCACATAGTATGAAATGGTATGCCGAAAAAGCAAAACTGTTTCAATATGGCTTTAACCTCAAACAGGAAAGCGATGAGTATGACAATACCAACGCCACCACAGAGGAGATCACAGCCAGCAGAGTAGTAAACCTTTGCGCCATTGTGGAACAAACCGATGGCAGAGGTGTGCTGGCATTACGTGTAAAAGCGGCCTCCAATCAGGGCAACCTGAAAAAATTAACCCCGGACCAGTTGCTGTCTTTCACCACCTATATGAATACCGTTAAGGATGCAGGCGTAAGATTGCTGGTCAGCTCTGATCCTGCTGATAACCTGCGGTTAAAAATCAATATCTATTATAACCCGCTTGTACTGGACGGTAACGGCTCCCGCCTCGATGGCAATGGACCCAACCCTGTGGTGGCAGCTATTAAAAACTACCTGACCCAACTGCCCTTTAACGGCTGGCTGGTACTCACCTATCTCACAGATGCATTACAACAGGTAGACGGAGTGGTGATTCCTCAGATATTGCAGGCAGAAGCCCGCTACGGGAGCTTACCATTCAAGGCATTCGATGTGATGTATCAGCCCGATGCCGGCTATCTCAGCATCGACGAGGAACATGATCTCGATATTCACTACATCCCTCAAAGCACTATTATATGA
- a CDS encoding DUF6046 domain-containing protein, producing the protein MAKFDLAKLYNEAFNRNPGKDFDIRKAVGETGLTKLGKPYSFTDDQKRPHFSPVKLNDYVLPFATVEVTCKRTYTATPMPERNGSVKEVTGRDDYIINIKGIDISDEEGGPTEAMSKIEAFFLSKEKITIDNIITNIFLKGRPYAMITEMKFVREKSTENARPYEISLLSDDIYTLEFIGNVHS; encoded by the coding sequence ATGGCAAAATTTGATTTAGCGAAGCTCTATAATGAAGCATTTAACCGCAATCCAGGAAAAGACTTTGACATCAGGAAAGCGGTTGGCGAGACAGGCCTCACAAAGCTGGGAAAGCCTTATTCCTTTACCGACGACCAGAAGCGGCCACATTTCTCTCCGGTGAAACTCAACGACTATGTATTGCCTTTTGCTACCGTAGAAGTTACCTGCAAGCGGACATACACAGCCACGCCTATGCCGGAAAGAAACGGCTCCGTAAAGGAAGTAACAGGCAGAGATGACTACATCATTAACATCAAAGGAATAGACATCTCTGACGAAGAAGGAGGCCCGACAGAAGCGATGAGTAAGATCGAAGCGTTTTTTTTGTCTAAGGAAAAGATAACGATTGATAATATTATCACCAACATCTTCCTGAAAGGCAGACCCTACGCCATGATCACCGAAATGAAATTCGTCCGGGAGAAAAGTACCGAAAACGCAAGGCCATACGAGATCTCGTTGCTGAGCGATGATATATACACGCTTGAATTTATTGGAAATGTTCATTCTTAA
- a CDS encoding tape measure protein yields MDIKSTMADFQSSLGKMTRDMNNMAAFRLRDIGAKGSESELDRLTQAMDIFSPGLKSLARISDDAGANIAASFSDAIDEVENLTDAFKDLEKVIKATNAGGRGGTGRGSGGAPRMVGEGNNDLAEGYQEAMGNIASVGLDLLGKGLDIAMAKEQMNIEFKAAFGSQGGQMQQQVQKMADNTTFNMEDLAPNALALAKAGTSMDKIVPTLGMLGDISAGSAEKMKALTAAYASIQDEGKLTKENLAALKSAGFDPLVEMTKVSGLSMDQLKANMEAGNISASMIQESFKSATSSGGQYFGLMEAKASTLGGKWAMIQESFSNGLGVIGGAVLGVVGLFADFGMALKDGEIGAILLAAGLGGLALILSWNAIVTGFNAIALGGLNLAMTVFNALANANPIMLIVTGLALLVGGLIYAYKHFEWFKKGVQVFFNVLLEAGKFVLNFLLAPLELFMEGIRAVLSLIQKVTGADLSSQINGIDNILKKKHELLDPKNPLAPLNEPKEKAAPATAAPPNPLQNAAFAPAQFPGINGLKVIPKTGGTTAPTATGTTGISGPPASTSIQPDQNLGNRSDSINSGGKSAITINIGKQIETLEIHAMSAKEGIEEMTGLIREEMRRVFYSLNGLAT; encoded by the coding sequence ATGGACATCAAGTCAACGATGGCCGATTTTCAGAGCTCCCTCGGGAAGATGACCAGGGACATGAACAATATGGCTGCTTTCAGGCTGAGGGATATAGGGGCAAAAGGCTCTGAATCAGAACTCGACCGCCTGACCCAGGCGATGGATATATTTTCACCGGGACTGAAATCACTCGCCCGTATTTCAGATGATGCCGGTGCTAATATCGCTGCCTCTTTCAGTGATGCAATAGATGAAGTCGAAAATTTAACGGATGCCTTCAAAGACCTGGAGAAAGTCATTAAAGCTACCAATGCCGGCGGAAGAGGCGGAACTGGGAGAGGTAGTGGTGGAGCCCCCCGGATGGTAGGAGAAGGCAATAATGATCTCGCAGAAGGCTACCAGGAGGCAATGGGCAACATTGCCAGTGTAGGACTGGATTTGCTGGGCAAAGGCCTCGACATAGCCATGGCAAAAGAGCAGATGAACATCGAGTTTAAAGCCGCATTCGGCTCTCAGGGTGGTCAAATGCAGCAGCAGGTTCAGAAGATGGCAGACAATACCACCTTTAACATGGAAGATCTTGCACCCAATGCACTCGCATTAGCCAAGGCCGGCACTTCCATGGATAAGATCGTTCCAACCCTGGGCATGCTGGGAGACATCAGCGCTGGCAGCGCAGAAAAAATGAAAGCGCTGACAGCAGCCTATGCAAGCATCCAGGACGAAGGAAAATTAACCAAAGAAAATCTTGCTGCATTAAAATCAGCCGGATTTGATCCGCTGGTGGAAATGACAAAAGTTTCCGGACTGTCGATGGATCAGCTGAAAGCCAATATGGAAGCCGGTAATATCTCGGCATCCATGATCCAGGAATCCTTCAAGTCTGCCACCAGTTCCGGAGGCCAGTACTTTGGCCTGATGGAAGCAAAAGCCTCCACACTAGGAGGAAAATGGGCCATGATCCAGGAGTCGTTCTCCAACGGACTGGGAGTGATAGGCGGCGCCGTACTGGGAGTAGTAGGATTATTCGCCGACTTTGGAATGGCATTGAAGGATGGAGAAATTGGTGCCATACTATTAGCCGCAGGCTTAGGCGGACTCGCTCTTATACTGAGCTGGAATGCCATCGTCACCGGTTTTAACGCCATTGCTTTAGGTGGACTAAATCTGGCTATGACAGTGTTTAATGCGCTGGCTAATGCCAACCCGATCATGTTGATCGTAACCGGACTTGCCTTACTGGTAGGTGGACTAATATATGCCTACAAACATTTTGAATGGTTTAAAAAAGGCGTACAGGTATTTTTTAATGTCCTGCTGGAAGCTGGTAAGTTTGTTCTTAACTTCTTACTGGCACCACTGGAGCTGTTTATGGAAGGTATCAGAGCCGTGCTTAGTCTCATTCAAAAAGTAACCGGAGCAGACCTTTCCAGCCAGATCAATGGTATAGATAATATACTGAAAAAGAAGCATGAGCTTTTAGATCCGAAAAATCCGCTGGCTCCGCTGAATGAGCCTAAGGAAAAAGCAGCACCGGCTACGGCAGCACCGCCAAATCCATTGCAAAACGCAGCATTCGCCCCTGCCCAGTTCCCCGGAATCAATGGACTCAAGGTTATCCCGAAAACCGGAGGCACCACAGCGCCCACAGCAACCGGAACAACCGGAATCAGCGGCCCCCCGGCATCTACCTCCATACAACCGGACCAAAACCTCGGTAATCGCTCAGACTCCATTAACAGCGGCGGAAAAAGTGCCATCACGATCAACATAGGCAAACAGATTGAAACGCTGGAAATCCACGCCATGAGCGCGAAAGAAGGCATTGAAGAAATGACTGGACTGATTCGCGAAGAAATGCGCCGGGTATTCTATTCCCTGAACGGACTGGCCACTTAA